One genomic region from Bos javanicus breed banteng chromosome 14, ARS-OSU_banteng_1.0, whole genome shotgun sequence encodes:
- the KLF10 gene encoding Krueppel-like factor 10 has product MLNFGGASLQQATEDRMEMICERSKENVYSWNKTAEKSDFEAVEALMSMSCSWKSDFKKYIENRPVTPVSDTSEEENLLPGTPDFHTTIPAFCLTPPYSPSDFEPSQVSNLMAPAPPTGHFKSLSDTAKPHIAAVPFKEEKNPIPAPKLPKAQATSVIRHTADAQLCNHRSCPVKAASILNYQDNSFRKRTHLNPEAARKNIPCAAVSPNRSKRERDTEADVEEKPSPAALYDFSVPSSETVICRPQPAPASPQQKSVLVSPPAVSTAGVPPMPVICQMVPLPAHNPVVTTVVPSTPPSQPPAVCPPVVFMGTQVPKGALMFVVPQPVVQNPKPPVVSPNGTRLSPIAPAPGFSPSSAKVTPQIDSSRIRSHICSHPGCGKTYFKSSHLKAHMRTHTGEKPFSCSWKGCERRFARSDELSRHRRTHTGEKKFACPMCDRRFMRSDHLTKHARRHLSAKKLPNWQMEVSKLNDISLPPTPAPTQ; this is encoded by the exons ATGCTCAACTTCGGCGGCGCTTCTCTCCAGCAGGCTACG GAGGACAGAATGGAAATGATCTGTGAAAGATCTAAAGAGAATGTGTATTCCTGGAACAAAACTGCAGAGAAAAGTGACTTTGAAGCTGTAGAAGCACTTATGTCAATGAGTTGCAGTTGGAAGTCtgattttaagaaatacattgaaAACAGACCCGTCACTCCAGTGTCTGATACGTCAGAGGAAGAGAATCTGCTTCCTGGTACACCTGATTTTCATACCACAATCCCAGCATTT TGTTTGACTCCACCTTACAGTCCCTCTGACTTCGAACCTTCTCAAGTGTCAAATCTGATGGCACCAGCGCCACCTACCGGACACTTCAAATCATTGTCAGATACTGCCAAGCCTCATATTGCTGCTGTACCTTTCAAAGAGGAGAAGAACCCCATACCTGCCCCCAAACTCCCCAAGGCTCAGGCAACCAGTGTGATTCGTCATACAGCTGATGCCCAGCTGTGTAACCACCGATCATGCCCTGTGAAAGCAGCCAGCATCCTCAACTATCAGGACAATTCGTTTCGGAAAAGAACCCACCTAAATCCTGAGGCTGCAAGAAAAAACATACCTTGTGCCGCTGTGTCACCAAACAGGTCCAAACGtgagagagacacagaggcagATGTTGAAGAGAAGCCAAGCCCTGCTGCACTTTATGACTTTTCTGTGCCTTCCTCAGAGACCGTCATCTGCCGACCTCAGCCGGCCCCCGCGTCTCCCCAGCAGAAGTCAGTCTTAGTCTCTCCACCCGCAGTGTCCACAGCGGGAGTGCCCCCTATGCCGGTCATCTGCCAGATGGTTCCCCTCCCTGCACACAACCCCGTCGTGACGACAGTCGTCCCCAGCACGCCACCCAGCCAGCCGCCGGCTGTCTGCCCACCTGTCGTATTCATGGGCACTCAGGTGCCCAAGGGCGCCCTCATGTTTGTCGTGCCCCAGCCGGTCGTTCAGAACCCAAAGCCTCCGGTGGTGAGCCCAAATGGCACCAGACTCTCTCCCATTGCCCCTGCTCCCGGGTTTTCCCCTTCCTCAGCGAAAGTCACTCCTCAGATTGACTCATCGAGGATAAGAAGTCACATCTGTAGCCACCCAGGATGCGGCAAGACCTACTTCAAAAGTTCTCATCTGAAGGCCCACATGAGAACGCATACAG gaGAAAAACCTTTTAGCTGTAGCTGGAAAGGTTGTGAAAGGAGGTTTGCCCGTTCAGATGAACTGTCCAGACACCGAAGAACCCACACAGGTGAGAAGAAGTTCGCCTGTCCCATGTGTGACCGGCGGTTCATGAGGAGTGACCATTTGACCAAACACGCCCGTCGCCACCTGTCAGCCAAGAAGCTACCGAACTGGCAGATGGAAGTGAGCAAGTTAAATGACATTTCCCTACCTCCAACCCCGGCTCCCACGCAGTAA